A portion of the Acanthopagrus latus isolate v.2019 chromosome 21, fAcaLat1.1, whole genome shotgun sequence genome contains these proteins:
- the LOC119011175 gene encoding neuropilin and tolloid-like protein 1 yields MAAQTSENLTKNLEECAILCTTDTSKLVSPRDLLLIYPEFKDLGELPALPFCDFELSGPEGFVESAQIAGEGRALQTEAVDCRWYIKAPPRATIYMRFLEYEMHNSNECKRNFVAIYDGSSSVEHLKNKFCSTVANDVMLTSSVGVVRLWADEGSRKSKFRILFTTFHAPPCEGDTFFCHSNMCINNTLVCNGIQNCVYPWDENHCKEKRKASILDTLDHTNLTIIGVTCGLVVLLLVISVIIQVKQPRKKYIIRRDDFDPALLHPGFEPPHYELCTLRRAPSGDLTDAALAEDFEKFHKLRRSSSKCIRDHHCGSHHGSVHGSVHGSRSNLSMRDATIAADGGALVPPVPPVMVSQQSPRLSHHTTPAGRRSILVMKHSYSQDGAEGYRGEEDDDLTMDDGPTTSHHHMHHHQMHHGPLGLDHTVHRTLSNDF; encoded by the exons aTCCTGAGTTCAAAGACCTCGGGGAACTACCAGCTCTGCCCT TTTGTGACTTTGAGCTGAGCGGTCCTGAGGGCTTTGTAGAATCGGCCCAGATTGCTGGAGAGGGCCGGGCATTGCAGACTGAGGCTGTAGACTGCAGGTGGTACATCAAGGCTCCACCAAGAGCTACG ATCTACATGCGTTTTCTGGAGTATGAGATGCACAACTCGAATGAGTGCAAGCGGAACTTTGTTGCCATCTATGACGGCAGCAGTTCGGTTGAGCACCTGAAGAATAAGTTCTGCTCCACAGTGGCAAACGACGTCATGCTGACCTCCTCGGTGGGCGTGGTGAGACTGTGGGCAGATGAGGGAAGCAGGAAGAGCAAATTCAGGATTCTCTTTACAACTTTCCATGCAC CTCCATGTGAAGGAGATACTTTCTTTTGCCACAGCAACATGTGCATCAACAACACCTTGGTCTGCAACGGTATCCAGAACTGTGTTTACCCATGGGATGAGAATCACTGCAAAG AGAAGAGGAAAGCAAGCATCTTGGACACGCTGGATCACACTAACCTAACCATCATCGGAGTGACCTGTGGCCTGGTTGTCCTCTTGCTCGTCATCTCCGTCATCATCCAGGTCAAACAGCCTCGCAAGAAATACATCATTCGCAG AGATGACTTTGATCctgccctcctccaccctggTTTTGAGCCTCCACACTATGAGCTCTGCACTCTGCGCCGGGCCCCATCAGGCGACCTGACTGATGCTGCCCTTGCCGAGGACTTTGAGAAGTTCCACAAGCTCCGCCGCTCCTCCTCCAAATGCATCCGGGACCACCACTGTGGCTCCCACCATGGGAGTGTGCACGGTAGTGTGCACGGCAGCCGCAGCAACCTGAGCATGAGGGACGCTACCATTGCAGCCGACGGAGGGGCTCTTGTGCCACCTGTGCCACCGGTGATGGTGAGCCAGCAGTCACCACGCCTCTCACACCACACCACTCCAGCAGGTCGAAGGAGCATCCTGGTGATGAAGCACAGTTATTCTCAGGATGGGGCAGAGGGGTacaggggagaggaggacgaCGACCTGACGATGGATGATGGTCCCACTACCAGCCATCACCACATGCACCACCATCAGATGCACCATGGGCCATTAGGGCTGGACCACACTGTTCACCGTACACTGTCTAATGATTTCTAA